A stretch of Chitinophaga caeni DNA encodes these proteins:
- a CDS encoding helix-turn-helix domain-containing protein has protein sequence MPKNEIKRIHTISDFHRHKGIAQPEHPLISINNFDDIPLPKAGETEQLVLDFYSIALKRNPGARIKYGQQEYDFNDGLMFFIAPGQVFSIEHDGSPASKVSGWLLLVHPDFLWNSPLAKGIRQYEYFGYSANEALFLSGREEQTIVQIIHNTRREYLTNIDAFSQQIILSQLELLLNYADRFYHRQFITRKITNHKILEQFEELLNMYLDDGSTLSRGLPSVQYFAEALHISTNYLSSLLKVLTGQSTQQHIHEKLIQKAKEKLTTTQLTISEIAYELGFEHPQSFSKLFKSKTNSSPLEFRQSFH, from the coding sequence ATGCCCAAGAATGAAATAAAAAGAATACATACCATCAGTGATTTCCACAGGCATAAAGGCATCGCGCAACCTGAACATCCGCTTATTAGCATCAATAATTTCGATGATATCCCGCTCCCAAAAGCCGGGGAGACGGAGCAATTGGTATTAGACTTCTATTCCATTGCCTTGAAAAGAAATCCAGGTGCCAGGATAAAGTACGGTCAGCAAGAATATGATTTCAATGATGGGTTGATGTTCTTTATAGCACCCGGGCAAGTATTTAGTATAGAGCATGATGGTTCACCTGCTTCAAAAGTGTCGGGATGGCTCTTGCTTGTGCATCCCGATTTTCTTTGGAACAGTCCGTTAGCAAAAGGAATCCGGCAATATGAATATTTTGGTTATTCAGCCAATGAGGCTTTATTTTTATCAGGGCGCGAGGAGCAAACGATCGTGCAGATTATCCATAATACCAGGCGTGAATACTTGACTAATATTGATGCCTTTAGCCAGCAGATCATCCTATCCCAATTAGAATTATTACTAAATTATGCCGATCGCTTTTATCACCGGCAATTCATTACGAGGAAAATTACCAACCATAAAATTTTAGAACAGTTCGAAGAATTATTAAATATGTACTTGGATGATGGTTCCACCTTGAGCCGGGGACTTCCCAGCGTTCAATATTTCGCAGAGGCATTACACATTTCTACGAATTACTTAAGCAGTTTGCTCAAGGTACTTACGGGCCAAAGTACACAACAACATATCCATGAAAAGTTGATACAAAAGGCTAAGGAAAAACTAACCACTACCCAATTAACCATTAGCGAAATTGCGTATGAATTAGGGTTTGAGCATCCCCAATCATTCAGCAAATTGTTTAAATCGAAAACCAACAGCTCCCCACTGGAATTTAGACAATCTTTTCATTAA
- a CDS encoding PaaI family thioesterase, giving the protein MNEERRVQLLESFGRSKMMELFGAKVGSIDQGYIEISVDKQEFMARPAGMFNGSTIAALVDVASGYAAASAKPVDSYFTTVELKVNYLNPAMGEQLLAKGQVIKNGKVITVVRVDVYSIKDNKESLAATSLVTMMMLSTKHSRKK; this is encoded by the coding sequence ATGAACGAAGAAAGAAGAGTACAACTGTTGGAAAGTTTCGGGCGATCTAAGATGATGGAGCTTTTCGGGGCAAAAGTTGGCAGCATAGATCAAGGATACATCGAGATATCAGTAGATAAACAAGAATTTATGGCACGACCTGCCGGTATGTTCAACGGAAGTACCATTGCGGCATTAGTAGATGTGGCTTCCGGTTATGCTGCCGCATCGGCAAAACCGGTAGACAGCTATTTTACAACGGTCGAACTGAAAGTGAATTACCTTAACCCGGCCATGGGAGAACAATTGCTGGCAAAAGGGCAGGTCATAAAAAATGGGAAAGTCATCACGGTTGTCCGTGTTGACGTTTACAGCATAAAAGACAACAAAGAAAGTTTAGCCGCCACATCCTTAGTGACGATGATGATGCTATCAACCAAACATTCCCGGAAAAAATAA
- a CDS encoding alpha/beta fold hydrolase, with protein MYQKIVSALTLTCLLFTSCKQDLEVDQPGNLVPKTVDQDVNLPSIAVNGTLLHAETYGDPNNSMVVFLHGGPGADYRNALNVKQLADDGYFVVFYDQRGSGLSRRHDKNTYSIQLIFDDLEAVIEHYKSSPGQKVFLFGHSWGAMLAAGFINTHPDEINGAILAEAGGLNKDLWDQYTESSRRAKLFTEATNDVLYYDQFLTGKDNEHAILDYKLGIASSYTYAEGNDEGIEGPSPFWRNGAVVLYALSDIAENDGFDFTQNLHNYQPKVLFLYGENNKSHGLKFSEKEAAFFPNHEIAQIDNTGHEMIYFKWESVYPVVLNYLNSLN; from the coding sequence ATGTATCAAAAAATTGTATCGGCTTTAACCTTAACCTGCTTATTGTTTACTTCTTGTAAACAGGATCTCGAGGTAGATCAACCGGGTAACCTGGTGCCAAAGACGGTTGATCAAGATGTGAATTTACCATCTATCGCCGTGAACGGAACCCTCTTACATGCCGAAACTTACGGCGACCCTAATAATTCGATGGTCGTTTTTCTTCACGGCGGTCCCGGCGCGGATTATAGAAACGCGCTCAATGTTAAGCAATTGGCGGATGATGGTTACTTCGTTGTTTTTTATGATCAAAGAGGCTCCGGCCTGTCGAGGAGACATGATAAGAATACTTATTCTATACAACTCATATTTGACGACCTGGAAGCAGTTATTGAGCATTATAAGAGTTCACCCGGCCAAAAAGTGTTTCTATTCGGCCACTCTTGGGGCGCTATGCTGGCTGCCGGGTTTATCAATACCCATCCGGATGAAATAAACGGCGCTATCCTGGCCGAAGCCGGGGGACTCAACAAGGATCTATGGGATCAATATACTGAAAGTAGCAGGAGGGCGAAGCTTTTTACAGAAGCCACTAACGACGTTTTGTATTATGATCAATTTCTGACCGGGAAAGACAATGAGCATGCAATACTCGATTATAAACTGGGTATCGCTTCCAGTTATACTTATGCGGAAGGCAATGATGAAGGAATAGAGGGCCCTTCGCCATTTTGGAGGAATGGTGCCGTGGTTTTATACGCATTGAGTGATATCGCTGAAAATGATGGATTTGACTTCACGCAAAATCTCCATAACTACCAACCCAAAGTACTTTTTCTATACGGGGAAAACAATAAATCCCACGGGCTGAAATTTTCAGAAAAAGAAGCCGCGTTTTTTCCAAACCATGAAATTGCCCAAATAGATAATACCGGTCATGAAATGATTTACTTCAAATGGGAATCTGTGTATCCCGTTGTACTCAATTATTTAAACTCTTTAAACTGA
- a CDS encoding NmrA family NAD(P)-binding protein: MKIVITGSLGNISKSLAEKLLREKHDITVISSNPRKQEDIKILGAIPAIGSVEDDKFLTKIFTGADAVYCMIPPNFKEIDQISYYKRIGESYAGAIAAAGIKRLIHLSSYGAHLSKGTGFITGSYEVEQLFNQLQNLQVTHIRPGFFYYNLYRYIDMIKEIGCIGTNFGQEDRLILVSPYDIAMVISEELVKTGSIERVRYVASDERTCNEIASVLGEAIGMAGLTWEYIDDQTVMKKLINSGMPASAAEALVELGAATHKGLLREDIDIHPPRFGRVKLEEFAKEFARVYHSRT, translated from the coding sequence ATGAAAATAGTTATAACCGGCTCTTTAGGAAATATTAGTAAGAGCCTTGCCGAAAAATTACTACGGGAAAAACATGACATCACGGTAATAAGTAGTAACCCACGAAAACAGGAAGATATTAAGATATTGGGAGCTATCCCTGCCATTGGATCTGTTGAAGATGACAAATTCCTAACTAAAATCTTTACCGGTGCGGATGCAGTTTACTGTATGATTCCACCAAATTTTAAGGAAATAGATCAGATTTCCTATTATAAGAGGATTGGCGAATCATATGCGGGAGCTATCGCTGCGGCAGGGATCAAACGTCTTATTCATTTAAGCAGTTACGGCGCGCACCTAAGCAAAGGTACCGGCTTTATAACCGGGTCCTACGAAGTAGAACAATTATTCAACCAGTTACAAAACCTCCAGGTCACCCATATCCGTCCAGGCTTCTTTTATTATAATCTTTATAGATATATTGATATGATTAAAGAAATAGGATGTATAGGAACGAACTTCGGGCAAGAGGATCGCCTCATTTTAGTTTCCCCTTATGATATCGCTATGGTTATTTCCGAAGAACTGGTAAAAACAGGGAGTATAGAGCGGGTACGTTACGTTGCAAGCGATGAGCGCACCTGTAACGAAATAGCATCCGTGCTTGGTGAAGCCATAGGTATGGCCGGCCTTACTTGGGAATATATCGACGATCAAACCGTTATGAAAAAATTAATCAACAGCGGGATGCCGGCAAGTGCAGCCGAAGCCTTGGTGGAACTAGGCGCTGCCACCCATAAAGGTTTGCTAAGGGAGGATATAGACATACATCCCCCTCGATTTGGGCGCGTAAAACTTGAAGAATTTGCCAAGGAATTTGCACGCGTGTATCATAGTCGTACATAA
- a CDS encoding MFS transporter has protein sequence MDFSNIARVFSSYNYRLFFAGQLTSRIGTWMQRTAIIWVIYTMTDSVLTVGLAIFAEQFPSFLLSPVGGIAADRYDRYKFLMLTQVVSALQAVALTLFYHFGFHSIGLLLILSTVLGIANAFDVPARQAMINDIVKSTEDLPGAIALNSSLNNFTRLAGPALAGIVLAKFGATICFASNAISFIAVLLCLYLMKLPKHVPLKKNKNPWLEFKEGLEYTKKEPEVGHTLLLSALICLLVATYNTLQPYFARDIFNGDAQTYGYINAATGLGALVSTLFIASQKDSSRLKKLLFSNLILLGVGLIIMSYVKVLPLYLVMCFICGFGTMSTMPICNTIIQTVSPAHMRGRVVGFFAMATLGTLPVGSIFIGWLAKIIGPQYCQLGQGIISIGIALFFYNFLRKGINKREDPVIEETSIVT, from the coding sequence ATGGATTTTTCGAATATAGCCAGGGTTTTCTCATCATATAATTACCGGTTGTTTTTTGCAGGGCAATTAACTTCGCGCATCGGTACTTGGATGCAGCGTACTGCCATTATTTGGGTTATTTATACGATGACGGACTCGGTGCTCACCGTTGGGCTGGCTATCTTCGCGGAACAATTCCCTTCTTTTCTTTTATCACCCGTTGGCGGCATTGCCGCGGATCGTTATGACCGGTACAAATTCTTGATGTTAACCCAAGTTGTTTCGGCATTGCAGGCGGTCGCATTAACCCTATTCTACCATTTTGGATTTCATTCTATTGGCTTGCTATTAATTTTGAGTACTGTTTTAGGCATCGCTAATGCTTTTGATGTACCTGCAAGGCAAGCCATGATCAATGATATTGTAAAAAGCACGGAGGATTTACCGGGCGCTATCGCATTAAATTCTTCATTAAATAATTTCACGAGGTTGGCCGGACCGGCTTTAGCGGGTATTGTATTGGCTAAATTCGGCGCGACGATTTGTTTTGCATCTAATGCTATCAGCTTTATAGCGGTATTACTTTGCCTTTACCTGATGAAGCTACCCAAGCACGTTCCCTTGAAGAAAAATAAAAATCCGTGGTTGGAATTTAAGGAAGGTTTGGAGTATACTAAAAAGGAGCCGGAGGTTGGTCACACCCTGTTATTGTCGGCATTAATCTGTTTATTGGTGGCTACTTATAACACCTTACAACCCTATTTTGCCAGGGATATATTTAATGGTGATGCACAAACCTACGGTTATATTAATGCCGCAACAGGCTTAGGGGCGTTAGTGAGTACCCTCTTTATCGCTTCCCAGAAAGATAGTAGCAGGCTAAAGAAATTATTATTTAGCAATTTGATTCTTTTAGGTGTCGGTTTGATCATCATGTCATATGTAAAGGTGCTTCCATTGTACCTGGTTATGTGTTTTATCTGCGGCTTCGGCACCATGTCTACCATGCCGATTTGTAACACCATCATCCAAACAGTTTCCCCGGCACATATGCGTGGACGTGTAGTAGGTTTCTTTGCCATGGCTACACTGGGAACTTTACCGGTGGGAAGCATCTTTATCGGTTGGTTAGCAAAAATTATCGGCCCACAATATTGTCAACTTGGTCAAGGGATAATCAGTATAGGGATCGCATTGTTTTTTTATAATTTCTTAAGGAAAGGTATTAATAAGCGGGAAGATCCAGTTATAGAAGAAACGAGCATCGTTACCTAA
- a CDS encoding TetR/AcrR family transcriptional regulator produces MTTDRKKIQILLAAQQLFQERGLDEVTMEDVAKAAGKGKSTLYYYFRSKEEIFNAVFEMEMSEIILETIRQVNQQKGFLQKIQTFALVKFEMIKKRRSLYTAMESGMDAATLSRYTQMKKDVHKKYLQKEKVVMQQLLVEAIQNREIRDLDDAGLEESIYIFLAALRGMNREVFLHGENSDAYRMIPAFCSLYYRGLS; encoded by the coding sequence ATGACAACCGACCGTAAGAAAATACAGATTCTTCTAGCTGCACAGCAGCTATTCCAAGAACGGGGCTTAGACGAAGTTACCATGGAAGATGTAGCCAAGGCTGCCGGGAAGGGTAAAAGTACCTTGTACTATTATTTCAGGAGCAAGGAAGAGATTTTCAACGCGGTTTTTGAAATGGAGATGAGTGAAATTATCTTGGAAACCATTCGCCAGGTTAACCAACAGAAAGGCTTTTTGCAAAAAATCCAAACATTTGCCCTGGTGAAATTCGAGATGATTAAGAAACGGAGATCACTATATACTGCCATGGAATCGGGGATGGACGCTGCAACGCTGTCCCGTTATACGCAGATGAAAAAGGATGTACATAAAAAGTATCTCCAGAAAGAAAAGGTTGTCATGCAACAATTGCTCGTGGAAGCCATCCAAAACAGGGAAATCCGTGACCTGGATGATGCGGGGTTAGAGGAATCGATTTACATATTCTTAGCCGCCCTTCGCGGGATGAACCGTGAAGTATTTTTACACGGTGAGAACAGCGACGCATACAGGATGATCCCGGCCTTTTGTTCACTGTATTACAGGGGACTGTCTTAA
- a CDS encoding cysteine hydrolase family protein gives METSHANSALLVLDMQEVLLGSLPGADLLINATATTIKKARELNIPVIYAVVGFREGFPEISPNSKAFSGIRERFANITMQQWTKIAEPLKPAANEIVVYKKRYSAFAGNDLEMIFRSQGIQHLILTGVVTSGVILSTFTEAADKDYRLTVLEDCCKDRDEEVHKVLTRKVFPRAGTVLSSLDWIASF, from the coding sequence ATGGAAACAAGTCATGCTAATAGCGCACTCTTAGTACTCGATATGCAGGAAGTGCTGCTAGGTAGTCTTCCGGGAGCAGATCTATTAATTAATGCAACTGCAACAACCATAAAAAAAGCCCGGGAATTGAATATCCCGGTTATATATGCCGTTGTAGGATTCCGGGAAGGATTTCCCGAGATAAGTCCGAACAGCAAGGCATTTAGCGGGATCAGGGAACGCTTTGCTAACATTACCATGCAGCAATGGACTAAGATCGCCGAACCCTTAAAACCCGCTGCGAACGAGATCGTAGTTTACAAAAAGAGGTACAGTGCATTTGCCGGGAATGACCTAGAAATGATTTTTAGGTCCCAAGGTATACAGCATTTAATCTTGACGGGCGTTGTTACCAGCGGGGTTATTTTATCGACCTTCACGGAAGCGGCAGATAAAGATTACCGGCTGACAGTACTGGAAGATTGCTGTAAAGACCGGGACGAAGAAGTACACAAAGTATTAACAAGGAAGGTATTTCCGCGAGCAGGAACAGTATTATCCAGTTTAGATTGGATCGCTTCTTTTTAG
- a CDS encoding helix-turn-helix domain-containing protein, with protein sequence MIYTIGIIISAFLAILLLTKRDKTIADKTLFIWLCITTLHLTIFAINSSGEYRGFPYLLGWEIPLPLVHGPFLFLYATAFTASTKTVYKLLHFIPFVLAVLLISPFLALGYQDKILVYQNGGTSFQTETVTIFIASLISGIVYCLLTLRVLFLHKRSIKDRFSYTEKINLQWLFNLTAGLSCIWVIAIFATDKYIFISVVLYVLFIGYFGIKQVGIFTNPLPKTVPSVPAEDGEINAAETLFQDSKYEKSLLPDQQIESIYLELLHLMVEEKLFLTPGLTLSMLSQRLAVHPNTLSQVINRRVQKNFFDYINTLRVEEFKARVAKVENQQFTLLSLAYDCGFNSKTSFNRNFKSITGQSPSAYLKAAQINLKE encoded by the coding sequence ATGATATATACAATCGGAATTATTATAAGCGCTTTCCTTGCCATTTTACTTTTGACTAAAAGGGATAAAACCATCGCTGATAAAACACTTTTTATTTGGCTTTGTATAACAACACTTCATCTCACGATATTTGCCATCAATTCTTCTGGTGAATACCGTGGATTTCCTTACCTGTTGGGTTGGGAAATACCCTTACCCCTGGTTCATGGGCCGTTCTTGTTTTTGTATGCTACCGCTTTTACCGCGAGTACAAAAACAGTATATAAATTATTACATTTTATTCCCTTCGTATTAGCAGTATTATTGATTTCCCCATTTTTAGCATTGGGCTACCAGGATAAAATTCTCGTGTACCAAAACGGGGGTACATCCTTTCAAACTGAAACAGTTACAATATTTATAGCATCCTTGATATCCGGAATTGTTTATTGCTTATTGACACTCCGGGTTTTATTCTTACATAAAAGAAGCATCAAGGATAGGTTCTCCTATACGGAAAAAATTAATTTACAATGGCTGTTCAATTTGACCGCCGGGTTATCTTGTATCTGGGTAATTGCCATTTTTGCGACGGATAAATATATCTTTATTTCCGTCGTATTATATGTACTGTTCATCGGGTATTTCGGAATAAAGCAGGTGGGCATTTTTACAAATCCCTTGCCGAAAACGGTCCCTTCCGTTCCGGCTGAGGATGGGGAGATTAACGCAGCCGAAACGCTATTTCAAGATTCGAAATACGAGAAATCTTTACTGCCCGATCAGCAAATAGAAAGTATATACCTGGAATTATTGCACCTGATGGTTGAAGAAAAACTGTTCCTCACCCCGGGGTTAACATTATCGATGTTGTCGCAAAGGCTAGCAGTACATCCCAATACCCTCTCCCAAGTTATTAACAGGCGCGTGCAGAAAAACTTTTTCGATTATATTAATACATTAAGGGTAGAGGAATTTAAAGCGCGGGTTGCGAAGGTTGAAAACCAACAATTCACCTTGTTGTCCCTTGCATATGACTGTGGTTTTAATTCGAAAACTTCCTTCAATAGAAACTTTAAAAGCATCACCGGCCAATCTCCATCCGCATATTTAAAAGCTGCCCAGATAAACCTCAAAGAATAA
- a CDS encoding helix-turn-helix domain-containing protein: MAIVINLDVMLAKRKMQSKELAEKIGITTVNLSILKTGKAKGIRFETLEAICKVLDCQPGDILEYKK; this comes from the coding sequence ATGGCAATAGTAATCAATTTGGATGTAATGCTTGCGAAGCGAAAAATGCAAAGCAAGGAGCTCGCTGAGAAAATCGGGATTACCACTGTCAACTTATCTATCTTGAAAACCGGGAAAGCCAAGGGTATCCGTTTTGAAACGCTCGAAGCCATTTGTAAAGTATTGGATTGCCAGCCGGGAGATATATTGGAATATAAAAAATGA
- a CDS encoding OmpA family protein, producing the protein MRKLVYINIWMWIITSILFACAIPTHAKNHIGVKCLFTNLRPSHDHTGEQKDSIPVSTAELGDIPFFSLPENIAYESKPLQRKYDEIYFPVDKDGKLEKICGRSFKSNMINNGSAEWSRPYFVKSYDRAIKAAGGVKLFEGKFKPGQIQFMKKNAEYLGEEGSLDIYNNTIYAYIIRRQDGADIYIQFDANTAGGAIQIVRKEAFKQTIVTVNSDQISKELNEYGKSILYIHFDTDKATLQTGGKKAISEIAKVLLNDKNLKLAVHGYTDNSGSEARNQALSESRADAVVRELIILGVDQSRLSSKGFGASNPLADNNSEAGRAKNRRVELIKQ; encoded by the coding sequence ATGAGGAAACTTGTTTACATAAATATCTGGATGTGGATCATTACGTCAATTCTTTTTGCTTGCGCGATCCCAACACATGCTAAGAATCATATTGGTGTAAAGTGCCTATTTACGAATCTAAGGCCCAGCCATGATCATACAGGTGAGCAAAAAGACTCTATACCTGTATCTACAGCCGAACTGGGCGATATCCCATTTTTTAGTTTGCCGGAAAATATAGCATACGAAAGTAAACCCCTGCAAAGAAAGTACGATGAGATTTATTTCCCGGTAGATAAAGATGGTAAGTTAGAAAAAATTTGTGGGCGATCATTTAAATCTAACATGATTAATAACGGTAGCGCTGAATGGTCCAGGCCATATTTTGTAAAAAGTTATGACCGTGCAATCAAAGCTGCTGGCGGAGTAAAGTTGTTCGAGGGCAAATTTAAACCGGGGCAAATTCAATTTATGAAGAAAAATGCCGAATATTTAGGGGAGGAAGGCTCGTTAGACATTTATAACAATACAATTTATGCATACATCATCCGTAGGCAGGATGGCGCCGATATATACATTCAGTTTGATGCTAATACTGCTGGTGGTGCAATTCAGATAGTCCGGAAGGAAGCGTTTAAACAAACTATCGTAACCGTAAATTCAGACCAAATCAGTAAGGAGCTGAATGAATATGGAAAATCAATTTTGTATATTCATTTCGATACTGATAAAGCTACTTTGCAAACAGGTGGAAAAAAAGCAATTTCAGAAATAGCAAAGGTCTTATTAAATGATAAAAATTTAAAGCTCGCCGTGCATGGTTATACAGATAATTCCGGGAGTGAAGCTCGTAACCAGGCACTTTCCGAAAGCCGTGCTGATGCTGTTGTCCGGGAATTAATTATATTGGGTGTTGACCAGTCGCGGTTGTCTTCAAAGGGATTCGGCGCAAGCAATCCACTTGCTGACAATAATTCGGAAGCAGGCCGGGCAAAGAATAGGCGGGTAGAATTGATTAAGCAGTAA
- a CDS encoding CocE/NonD family hydrolase yields the protein MKYLGFFLIALLACKITFAQQPSRGNDNYVIQDSILIPTNSGIDISAIIVRKKGNSGPLPAILFYTTYYQGPNDAIFAKRSADRGYVGIVAYARGIRTDLKHYAPYQHEQKDIYDILDWISKQSWCNGSIGMYGGSYTGFSQWATAKNIHPALKTIVPQVAVMPGFDVPMENNVQMNLGLYWPNDNIYKNAPIRRSLPFEWYQQGIAFEKLDSLAGYKNEIFQEWLQHPAYDNYWQSMVPSPEEYEKINIPVLSTTGYYDGSQIGALQYFKLHNKYNKDANHYFVIGPYDHWGGQARPSLNLMGYEIDSVANISMMDLAYQWLDYILKGKPKPALLKDKLNYQVMGTNEWQHAASLNSINNDTLTFYLHSGGLVNVKPRLAAFEKQVVDFGDRETQNNYFTPNIIFDSLDISHGLTFTTAAFEEDFTMNGSFAGELAAEINKRDMDISLALYELLPNGKYFFLTRYIGRASYAKDSGSRHLLQPGKKESIVFDNTRFVSKKIGKGSRFVILLNINKHPFEIINYGSGKPVAEETIADAGEPLQIKWYNNSYIKIPVHRNR from the coding sequence ATGAAGTATTTAGGTTTTTTCTTGATTGCATTATTGGCATGCAAAATAACATTCGCCCAACAACCATCCAGGGGCAATGATAATTATGTTATCCAAGATAGTATCTTGATACCTACTAATAGCGGTATAGACATATCCGCGATTATTGTGCGCAAGAAGGGGAACAGCGGGCCTTTACCGGCGATCCTGTTTTACACGACGTATTACCAAGGGCCTAACGATGCCATTTTTGCTAAAAGGTCTGCCGATAGGGGTTATGTCGGTATTGTTGCTTATGCCCGTGGCATCAGGACTGATTTGAAACATTACGCTCCTTATCAACACGAACAGAAAGACATCTACGATATTCTCGATTGGATCAGCAAACAATCTTGGTGCAATGGAAGCATAGGTATGTACGGGGGTAGTTATACCGGGTTTTCACAATGGGCAACAGCCAAAAACATACACCCGGCCTTGAAAACAATCGTTCCGCAGGTCGCGGTGATGCCGGGTTTCGATGTGCCGATGGAAAATAACGTACAAATGAACCTGGGTTTATATTGGCCCAATGATAATATCTATAAAAATGCGCCGATCAGGAGAAGTTTACCTTTTGAATGGTATCAGCAAGGTATCGCTTTTGAAAAGCTCGACAGCTTGGCGGGTTACAAGAACGAAATATTCCAGGAATGGTTACAACACCCGGCATATGACAATTATTGGCAATCCATGGTGCCCAGCCCGGAAGAATATGAAAAAATCAATATCCCAGTTCTGTCTACCACGGGCTATTATGACGGTTCCCAAATTGGCGCACTTCAATATTTTAAATTGCATAACAAGTATAATAAAGACGCCAATCATTATTTCGTAATAGGGCCTTATGATCATTGGGGAGGGCAGGCGCGCCCGTCTTTGAATTTAATGGGGTATGAAATAGATAGTGTAGCCAATATTAGCATGATGGATTTGGCTTATCAATGGCTAGACTATATTTTGAAAGGGAAGCCTAAACCTGCCTTGCTGAAAGATAAGTTGAATTACCAGGTGATGGGCACAAACGAATGGCAACACGCCGCTTCGTTAAACTCGATCAACAATGATACCTTGACATTTTATTTGCATAGCGGTGGCTTAGTAAATGTCAAGCCAAGGCTCGCTGCCTTTGAGAAGCAGGTAGTAGATTTCGGGGACAGGGAGACTCAGAATAATTATTTCACGCCGAATATCATCTTTGACTCCCTTGATATAAGTCATGGATTGACTTTCACAACGGCAGCTTTTGAAGAAGACTTTACAATGAACGGCTCGTTTGCAGGAGAACTGGCAGCGGAAATCAATAAAAGGGATATGGATATTTCCCTCGCATTATATGAACTGCTACCTAATGGAAAGTATTTCTTCCTCACCAGGTATATTGGCCGGGCCAGCTACGCGAAAGATAGCGGCAGTAGACATTTGTTGCAACCGGGTAAAAAGGAAAGCATCGTGTTTGATAATACGAGGTTTGTAAGTAAGAAAATCGGTAAAGGCAGCCGCTTCGTGATTTTGCTTAATATCAACAAGCATCCTTTCGAGATTATTAATTATGGTTCTGGGAAACCGGTGGCAGAAGAAACTATAGCTGATGCAGGGGAACCATTACAAATAAAATGGTATAACAACAGCTATATTAAAATTCCAGTACATAGGAATCGATGA